In one Phyllostomus discolor isolate MPI-MPIP mPhyDis1 chromosome 8, mPhyDis1.pri.v3, whole genome shotgun sequence genomic region, the following are encoded:
- the KCNJ16 gene encoding inward rectifier potassium channel 16, whose translation MSYYGSSYPIVNVDPKYAGYPPEHLLAEKRRARRRLLHKDGSCNVYFKHIFGEWGSYVVDIFTTLVDTKWRHMFVIFSLSYILSWLIFGSIFWLIALHHGDLLNNPDITPCVDNVHSFTGAFLFSLETQTTIGYGYRCVTEECSVAVLTVILQSILSCIINTFIIGAALAKMATARKRAQTIRFSYFALIGMRDGKLCLMWRIGDFRPNHVVEGTVRAQLLRYSEDSEGRMTMAFKDLKLVNDQIILVTPVTIVHEIDHESPLYALDRKAVAKDNFEILVTFIYTGDSTGTSHQSRSSYVPREILWGHRFNDVLEVKRKYYKVNCLQFESSVEVYAPFCSAKQLDWKDQQLHNIEKAPPVRGSGGVSETKVRRRSFSAVAIVNSCEGPEEIATSAIDECKEAPYQKALLTLNRISVESQM comes from the coding sequence ATGAGCTACTACGGCAGCAGCTACCCCATCGTGAACGTGGACCCCAAGTACGCCGGGTACCCGCCGGAGCACCTGCTCGCGGAGAAGCGGCGAGCCCGCAGGCGCCTGCTGCACAAGGATGGCAGCTGCAACGTGTACTTCAAGCACATTTTCGGAGAGTGGGGCAGCTACGTGGTGGACATTTTCACCACCCTTGTGGACACCAAGTGGCGCCACATGTTCGTGATATTCTCTCTGTCCTACATTCTCTCCTGGTTGATATTTGGCTCGATCTTTTGGCTCATAGCCTTGCATCACGGAGACCTGTTAAACAATCCAGACATCACGCCCTGCGTCGACAACGTCCATTCGTTCACGGGGGCCTTCCTGTTCTCCCTGGAGACCCAGACCACCATCGGCTACGGGTACCGCTGCGTCACGGAGGAGTGCTCGGTGGCGGTGCTCACGGTGATCCTGCAGTCCATCCTCAGCTGCATCATCAACACCTTCATCATCGGGGCCGCGCTGGCCAAGATGGCAACCGCGCGCAAGCGGGCCCAGACCATCCGCTTCAGCTACTTCGCGCTCATCGGCATGAGAGACGGGAAGCTCTGCCTCATGTGGCGCATCGGGGACTTCCGACCCAACCATGTGGTGGAAGGCACGGTTCGCGCCCAGCTCCTCCGCTACTCGGAGGACAGCGAAGGGCGCATGACCATGGCGTTCAAAGACCTGAAGCTGGTCAACGACCAGATCATCCTCGTCACTCCGGTGACTATTGTTCATGAAATTGACCACGAGAGCCCTCTGTATGCCCTTGACCGGAAAGCAGTGGCCAAAGATAACTTTGAGATTTTGGTGACATTCATCTATACCGGGGACTCCACGGGGACTTCCCACCAATCCAGGAGTTCCTACGTTCCCCGGGAAATTCTCTGGGGCCACAGGTTCAATGATGTCTTGGAAGTGAAGAGAAAGTACTACAAAGTGAACTGCTTACAGTTTGAGAGCAGCGTTGAGGTATATGCGCCCTTTTGCAGTGCCAAACAACTGGACTGGAAAGACCAGCAGCTCCACAACATAGAAAAGGCTCCCCCAGTCAGAGGATCAGGCGGCGTGTCGGAAACCAAGGTCAGAAGAAGGTCATTTAGTGCGGTTGCCATTGTCAACAGCTGTGAAGGTCCGGAGGAGATCGCCACCTCTGCCATCGATGAGTGTAAGGAAGCACCTTATCAGAAAGCTCTCCTGACTTTAAACAGAATCTCTGTGGAATCCCAGATGTAG